Proteins co-encoded in one Sulfurimonas sp. HSL1-2 genomic window:
- a CDS encoding YigZ family protein — MQTLKTPVSATVEIKQSKFIAHLVPYGVFDTTLQRLKEEHPKGRHFVTAFRYLNEHMQVVEGSSDDGEPKGTSGKPSLAVLAGHDLIDVAVITVRYFGGTKLGTGGLVRAYTQAVSDAAALAELTEYIPQVEAAFSCGYSAVSQMEYLLGECGVADVEKSFGTAEVRWHVRAGREVLDVFFERAGRRLERLY; from the coding sequence ATGCAAACCCTCAAGACGCCCGTTTCCGCCACCGTTGAAATCAAACAATCAAAATTCATCGCCCACCTTGTCCCCTACGGCGTATTCGATACAACGCTGCAACGTCTGAAAGAGGAGCATCCAAAGGGGCGCCATTTCGTGACGGCTTTCCGCTACCTGAATGAGCATATGCAGGTCGTCGAGGGGAGCAGCGACGACGGCGAACCGAAGGGGACGTCGGGTAAACCGAGCCTTGCCGTTTTGGCAGGGCATGACCTGATCGACGTCGCTGTCATTACGGTGCGCTATTTCGGCGGCACGAAGCTGGGGACGGGGGGACTGGTCCGTGCCTATACGCAGGCGGTTTCCGATGCCGCGGCCCTGGCGGAACTGACCGAGTACATCCCCCAGGTGGAAGCAGCGTTCAGCTGCGGTTACAGCGCAGTGTCGCAGATGGAGTATCTTCTTGGAGAGTGCGGTGTTGCCGATGTCGAGAAGTCGTTCGGTACCGCGGAGGTCCGCTGGCATGTGCGGGCGGGAAGGGAAGTCCTGGACGTCTTTTTCGAGCGTGCGGGACGGCGGCTGGAACGACTGTACTGA
- a CDS encoding ChaN family lipoprotein, with protein sequence MQYFSVLFPAVVLTFFLGCSRPDAPLQHTFPQPCRLYDMKQAACISDASLVSRLAPYQVLFVGDHHASTAMHARFAELLTTLAGEGRHLLLANEWFVPEDDALLARYAGGGFEGNFTEAVGWSAKAGYPFASYEPIYGSIRNAKGRLYGINMTKAFQKAVSDNNLTAMNDAQRTFFEQLDLNLSAHRSMLAPFFAHCHAKQTGEDAQQCRERMYRVQVAWDSYMGEQSARLAATALQTPDDLLVVFAGAFHMAYGLGVNARFARRSDRPYVTILPVPEGTAAADVGEADYLLFYTPEAPSKERE encoded by the coding sequence ATGCAATATTTCAGCGTACTTTTCCCCGCCGTTGTGCTGACATTTTTCCTGGGCTGCAGCCGGCCCGACGCCCCGCTGCAGCATACCTTTCCGCAGCCGTGCCGTCTCTATGATATGAAGCAGGCAGCCTGTATCAGCGATGCGTCGCTGGTGTCGCGCCTTGCCCCGTACCAGGTGCTTTTTGTCGGTGACCATCACGCCTCGACGGCCATGCATGCACGTTTTGCCGAACTGCTGACAACCCTGGCAGGGGAGGGGCGCCATCTCCTGCTGGCCAACGAATGGTTCGTGCCCGAGGATGATGCACTGCTGGCGCGCTATGCCGGCGGCGGCTTTGAGGGGAACTTTACCGAAGCGGTCGGATGGTCGGCGAAGGCGGGCTATCCTTTCGCATCGTACGAACCCATCTACGGGAGCATCCGCAATGCGAAGGGAAGGCTCTACGGCATCAATATGACGAAAGCGTTCCAAAAAGCGGTCTCCGACAACAACCTCACCGCCATGAACGACGCGCAGCGTACCTTCTTTGAGCAGCTTGATCTGAACCTCAGCGCGCACCGCAGCATGCTCGCACCCTTCTTCGCCCACTGCCATGCAAAACAGACGGGCGAGGATGCGCAGCAGTGCCGGGAGCGGATGTACCGGGTGCAGGTGGCATGGGACAGCTATATGGGCGAGCAGAGCGCACGCCTCGCCGCTACGGCACTGCAGACCCCGGATGATCTGCTGGTCGTCTTTGCGGGGGCATTCCATATGGCCTACGGTCTGGGCGTCAATGCCCGTTTCGCACGCCGCAGCGATAGGCCCTATGTCACGATCCTCCCCGTCCCGGAAGGGACAGCGGCGGCCGATGTCGGCGAAGCGGACTACCTGCTGTTTTATACCCCCGAAGCACCCTCCAAGGAGAGAGAATGA
- the mutY gene encoding A/G-specific adenine glycosylase: MKDDLHNRLLQWYETHGRHALPWRNTDDPYRIWVSEIMLQQTQVKTVLERFYFPFLERFPTLPSLAAAPLDDVLKQWEGLGYYTRAKNLHKAAQLAAPFMPKSVDGLLGLPGIGKSTAHAIAAFAYAVPVPILDANVKRILYRFYGRREADEKTLWSLAEKLFDPEHPYEFNQAMMDIGATLCLPKSAKCEACPFQKACKGAAGDPLRYPAPKTRKSIPVRERHIVVYRHNGQYGLKQREGRFLHGLWGFHEQTAPPEQGRALDSIVQVYSHFRLEAQVWLCEAHREELTYFGRKEIDTLALSGADHKVLKQLSASRP; the protein is encoded by the coding sequence ATGAAAGATGATCTGCACAACCGACTGCTGCAGTGGTATGAAACCCACGGCCGGCATGCCCTTCCGTGGCGCAACACCGATGACCCCTACCGTATCTGGGTCAGTGAGATCATGCTGCAGCAGACCCAGGTCAAGACCGTATTGGAACGCTTTTATTTCCCTTTTCTCGAACGTTTTCCTACCCTCCCCTCCCTCGCCGCCGCGCCCCTTGACGACGTACTGAAACAGTGGGAAGGGCTGGGGTACTACACCCGTGCGAAGAACCTTCACAAGGCGGCTCAGCTGGCGGCACCGTTCATGCCAAAGAGCGTCGACGGGCTGCTGGGCCTCCCGGGTATCGGCAAAAGCACCGCCCATGCCATCGCCGCCTTCGCATACGCCGTGCCGGTGCCTATCCTTGATGCCAACGTCAAACGTATCCTCTACCGTTTCTACGGCCGCAGGGAAGCCGATGAGAAAACACTCTGGAGCCTGGCCGAAAAGCTCTTCGACCCTGAACACCCCTATGAATTCAACCAGGCGATGATGGACATCGGGGCCACGCTCTGCCTTCCGAAAAGCGCCAAGTGCGAAGCGTGCCCTTTTCAAAAGGCCTGCAAAGGTGCCGCCGGCGACCCGCTGCGTTACCCCGCACCGAAAACACGCAAAAGCATACCGGTACGTGAACGGCATATCGTCGTCTACCGGCACAACGGACAGTACGGGTTAAAACAGCGCGAAGGACGTTTTCTGCACGGTCTTTGGGGGTTCCATGAACAGACAGCGCCGCCCGAACAGGGGAGAGCACTCGATAGCATCGTGCAGGTCTATTCGCACTTCCGGCTCGAAGCGCAGGTCTGGCTCTGTGAAGCGCACCGCGAAGAGCTCACCTATTTCGGGAGGAAAGAGATCGACACCCTGGCCCTGAGCGGGGCCGACCACAAGGTGCTGAAGCAGCTTAGCGCATCGCGCCCCTGA
- the dbpA gene encoding ATP-dependent RNA helicase DbpA — translation MTSKPFTTLPLPAPLLENLDTLGYRRMTPVQEQSLPALLEGKDAIVRAQTGSGKTLAFGIGMIMKLAENETDVQGLVLCPTRELAEQVAGELRRLARHRPNVKVLTLCGGVPLAPQRDSLTYGAHIVVGTPGRILDHLGKKTLSLSKVHTLVLDEADRMLDLGFHDAIMQIASHLPSSRQSLLFSATFPGTIAAIASALLRDPVTVEVENSATEVTLTQHFVRVKGEKSATFLRLLGHYTPESAVVFCNTKAGCDALALELAEQGYDAAVLHGDLRQGERTEVLTRFALGGIRLLIATDVAARGLDIKELGAVINFDLPEKPETYLHRIGRTARAGSTGMALTLFTPKQQSAAERLAAVGDIPFVPEDASGFAPADPALLLPRFAVLRIDGGRKQKLRPGDLLGALCASGDIDGQSVGSIAIHDTLAYVAVEQGVADSALQQLNRGKIKGKKFRARITP, via the coding sequence GTGACTTCCAAACCTTTTACCACCCTTCCCCTTCCCGCCCCGCTGCTCGAAAACCTGGACACCCTCGGCTACCGCCGTATGACCCCGGTACAGGAACAAAGCCTTCCGGCGCTGCTCGAGGGCAAAGACGCCATCGTCCGCGCGCAGACCGGCAGCGGCAAAACCCTGGCCTTCGGGATCGGCATGATCATGAAGCTCGCAGAGAACGAAACGGATGTTCAGGGACTTGTCCTCTGTCCGACGCGGGAACTGGCCGAACAGGTCGCCGGGGAGCTGCGCCGCCTCGCGCGCCACCGGCCGAACGTCAAGGTACTGACGCTCTGCGGCGGGGTGCCGCTGGCGCCGCAGCGCGACTCGCTCACGTACGGCGCACACATCGTCGTAGGCACCCCGGGGCGGATCCTCGACCACCTGGGCAAAAAGACGCTCTCGCTTTCGAAAGTGCATACCCTGGTGCTCGACGAGGCCGACAGGATGCTGGACCTCGGTTTTCATGACGCCATCATGCAGATCGCCTCGCACCTCCCCTCCTCCCGTCAAAGCTTGCTCTTTTCGGCCACCTTCCCCGGGACGATCGCCGCGATCGCTTCCGCGCTGCTGCGCGATCCTGTGACGGTGGAGGTCGAGAACAGTGCTACGGAGGTGACGCTCACACAGCACTTCGTCAGGGTTAAAGGGGAAAAGAGCGCTACGTTTCTGCGTCTCCTCGGGCACTACACTCCCGAATCCGCCGTCGTGTTCTGCAATACGAAGGCGGGCTGCGATGCGTTGGCGCTCGAACTTGCCGAGCAGGGCTACGATGCGGCCGTCCTGCACGGCGACCTGCGCCAGGGCGAACGCACCGAGGTGCTGACGCGTTTCGCCCTCGGAGGGATTCGGCTGCTCATCGCAACGGACGTCGCCGCAAGGGGGCTCGATATCAAGGAGCTGGGCGCCGTCATCAATTTCGACCTGCCCGAAAAACCCGAAACCTACCTCCACCGCATCGGGCGTACGGCCCGGGCGGGCAGCACCGGGATGGCGCTGACGCTCTTCACCCCGAAGCAGCAGAGTGCCGCCGAACGGCTGGCCGCAGTCGGCGACATTCCCTTCGTCCCTGAAGACGCTTCCGGTTTCGCGCCGGCCGATCCCGCACTGCTGCTTCCCCGTTTCGCCGTCCTGCGGATTGACGGCGGCCGGAAACAGAAGCTGCGTCCCGGGGACCTGCTCGGCGCCCTCTGCGCCTCCGGCGACATCGACGGCCAGTCGGTAGGGAGCATCGCCATCCATGACACCCTTGCCTACGTTGCCGTCGAACAGGGTGTTGCCGACAGTGCGCTGCAGCAGCTGAACCGCGGCAAGATCAAAGGCAAAAAGTTCCGCGCCAGGATCACGCCGTGA
- a CDS encoding rhodanese-like domain-containing protein: protein MSSLNVYPDKEMLENSDMVVVDIRTEMEWMQTGVVPGCKTVTFFQMDGSYDAEGFMKAMDELGGKEKEIGFICRTGSRTAQVAMFMKQQGYNVKNLAGGVMKLMSEGYELVPYKG from the coding sequence ATGTCAAGTCTTAACGTATATCCGGACAAAGAGATGCTGGAAAACTCCGATATGGTCGTCGTCGATATCCGCACCGAGATGGAGTGGATGCAGACGGGTGTCGTTCCGGGATGCAAAACAGTCACCTTTTTCCAGATGGACGGCAGTTACGATGCCGAGGGGTTTATGAAAGCGATGGATGAACTCGGCGGCAAAGAGAAAGAGATCGGTTTTATCTGCCGTACCGGTTCCCGCACGGCGCAGGTCGCCATGTTCATGAAACAGCAGGGCTACAACGTCAAGAACCTCGCCGGCGGCGTCATGAAGCTGATGAGCGAGGGCTACGAGCTCGTCCCTTACAAAGGCTGA
- a CDS encoding 5'-methylthioadenosine/adenosylhomocysteine nucleosidase — protein sequence MMKIAIMGAMVEEVEPFLDAGEHEPLLKYFKKHNDVEYAGNLYHEARFKGLDIVLGYSKIGKVNAALTAATMLEKFGCEMLLFTGVAGAVNPELKIGDLIAATQLCQHDLDITAFGHPHGYVPEGKVYVEPSRELLHMAKSVAEEKGIDLKGGIIATGDQFIADTERKAWIEKTFEADAIEMEGAAVAVVCDAMQVPFFVLRAISDAADMDATFDFDEFLKHSSQVSSSFVMGMLEKIAAAHGQ from the coding sequence ATGATGAAAATTGCCATTATGGGGGCCATGGTCGAAGAGGTGGAGCCGTTCCTCGATGCGGGTGAGCACGAGCCGCTGCTCAAATATTTCAAGAAGCACAACGACGTCGAATATGCCGGAAACCTCTACCACGAGGCGCGTTTCAAAGGGCTTGATATCGTGCTGGGCTACAGCAAGATCGGCAAGGTGAACGCGGCACTGACCGCCGCGACAATGCTCGAAAAGTTCGGCTGCGAGATGCTTCTTTTCACCGGGGTCGCGGGCGCGGTGAACCCCGAACTGAAAATCGGCGACCTGATTGCCGCGACGCAGCTCTGCCAGCACGACCTCGATATCACGGCTTTCGGTCACCCGCACGGTTATGTGCCTGAAGGCAAGGTCTATGTCGAACCGTCCCGCGAACTCCTGCATATGGCCAAGAGCGTTGCCGAGGAGAAAGGGATCGATCTCAAAGGGGGGATCATCGCGACCGGAGACCAGTTCATCGCGGATACGGAGCGTAAAGCGTGGATCGAAAAGACGTTTGAGGCGGATGCCATCGAAATGGAAGGGGCGGCCGTCGCCGTCGTTTGCGATGCGATGCAGGTCCCCTTCTTCGTCCTGCGTGCGATCAGCGACGCCGCGGACATGGATGCAACCTTCGATTTCGACGAATTCCTGAAACACTCATCGCAGGTCAGCAGCAGTTTCGTCATGGGGATGCTGGAGAAGATCGCCGCCGCCCATGGTCAGTAA
- a CDS encoding DUF2062 domain-containing protein: protein MIRRFFKRSRFNEKYADLITRYKIPRAFLSVNRHAVAKGVLVGLFVAFIPMPAQMVAIVLLQPLFRFNLPLSIALVWITNPATMPFIYYVEYKTGGFLLGMHDLPHVAMSLAWFEQNFDAIVVPLYTGALFYSTLFAAAGYYLVQRLWIVSVHRHRSRRRR, encoded by the coding sequence ATGATCCGACGGTTTTTCAAACGCAGCCGCTTCAACGAGAAATACGCCGACCTCATCACCCGCTACAAAATTCCGCGTGCTTTTTTGAGTGTGAACAGGCATGCAGTTGCAAAAGGCGTTCTCGTCGGGCTCTTCGTCGCCTTCATCCCGATGCCGGCACAGATGGTCGCCATCGTCCTGCTGCAGCCGCTTTTCCGCTTCAATCTGCCGCTCTCCATCGCCCTGGTCTGGATCACCAACCCCGCGACGATGCCCTTCATCTACTATGTCGAGTACAAAACCGGCGGCTTCCTGCTCGGCATGCACGACCTGCCACACGTCGCCATGAGCCTGGCGTGGTTTGAGCAGAACTTCGATGCGATCGTTGTGCCGCTGTATACGGGAGCCCTCTTCTACTCGACCCTTTTTGCCGCTGCTGGCTATTACCTTGTCCAGCGGCTCTGGATCGTCTCCGTGCACCGCCACCGCTCCCGGAGGCGGCGCTAG
- a CDS encoding ATP-binding protein, which translates to MVSKKIMRQLGRTNAAFNLVEEGDRILVGLSGGKDSLTLVHAMKEQQRRAPFNFELVAVTVAYGMGEDFSALIEHCKEHGIEHHIHDTNIYDTAKEKIRKNSSYCSFFSRMRRGSLYSAAEKFGCNKVALGHHLDDAAESFFMNLIYNGHLRSLAPKYRADNGLVVIRPLIQMRERQLAAAAHDNGWPTIGDEACPSMRFDVKMPYARAEMKTMLSEMEGKYPDLFTSINAAFGHISDDSFFDPERFLL; encoded by the coding sequence ATGGTCAGTAAAAAAATCATGCGGCAGCTCGGCCGCACCAACGCCGCGTTCAACCTGGTCGAGGAGGGGGACCGCATCCTTGTCGGCCTCTCGGGCGGGAAAGACTCCCTGACCCTCGTGCATGCCATGAAAGAGCAGCAGCGCCGCGCCCCTTTCAACTTCGAGTTGGTCGCCGTCACCGTCGCTTACGGCATGGGGGAGGATTTTTCCGCGCTGATTGAACACTGCAAAGAGCACGGCATCGAGCACCATATCCACGATACGAACATCTACGATACGGCCAAAGAGAAGATCCGCAAGAACTCCTCGTACTGCAGTTTCTTCTCCCGGATGCGCCGCGGCTCCCTCTACAGCGCCGCAGAGAAGTTCGGGTGCAACAAGGTGGCCCTGGGCCACCACCTCGACGATGCGGCCGAGAGCTTTTTCATGAACCTGATCTATAACGGGCATCTGCGTTCGCTCGCCCCGAAATACCGCGCGGACAACGGGCTTGTCGTCATCCGCCCCCTGATCCAGATGCGCGAACGCCAGCTCGCGGCCGCCGCGCACGACAACGGCTGGCCGACGATCGGGGACGAGGCGTGCCCCTCGATGCGCTTTGATGTCAAGATGCCCTACGCGCGTGCCGAGATGAAAACGATGCTCTCGGAGATGGAGGGCAAGTACCCCGACCTCTTTACGTCGATCAACGCGGCGTTCGGCCACATCTCCGACGACAGCTTTTTCGACCCGGAGCGTTTTTTGCTCTAG
- a CDS encoding MFS transporter: MTREAKSIYGWALYDWANSAYATTVMAGFFPLFFKAFYSAEADATVSTAQLGVANAVSSIIVVLLAPLLGAIADAGGIRKRFLLLFAFLGILMSASLALVGKGQWELAAFVYVLGNIGFMGSNIFYDAFLPSVTTEERFDKVSGLGYALGYLGGGILFAVNVAMVQQPEWFGLADAAAGVKASFVTVALWWALFALPFVFWVKEKRNTRKIGTVTLTVLGYRRLMRTFHKIKHLKGLFLFLVAYWFYIDGVDTIIRMAVDYGMAIGFEAGDLIKALLLVQFVGFPATILVAKLAQMWDTKKAIYLTLGFYVLIAVLAAFMHDVSSFYLLAAMIALVQGGIQAMSRSYYSKMIPAEYAAEFFGFYNFLGKFATVLGPLLIGGVALVTHSSRAGIASVAVFFIIGALLLMLVDEKAVAKEVRGAMR, translated from the coding sequence ATGACGCGCGAAGCGAAGAGCATCTACGGCTGGGCGCTGTATGACTGGGCGAATTCCGCCTATGCCACCACGGTGATGGCGGGATTCTTCCCGCTCTTTTTCAAAGCCTTCTACAGCGCCGAAGCCGATGCGACGGTCTCGACGGCACAGCTGGGGGTCGCCAATGCGGTCTCGAGCATCATCGTCGTGCTGCTCGCCCCCCTGCTCGGCGCCATTGCCGACGCCGGCGGCATCCGCAAGCGTTTTTTGCTCCTCTTTGCCTTCCTCGGCATCCTGATGAGCGCGTCGCTTGCGCTGGTCGGCAAAGGGCAGTGGGAGCTGGCCGCGTTCGTCTATGTGCTGGGCAATATCGGGTTTATGGGGTCGAACATCTTCTACGACGCCTTCCTCCCCTCGGTGACGACGGAGGAGCGTTTCGACAAGGTCTCCGGGCTCGGGTATGCCCTGGGGTACCTCGGCGGCGGTATTCTCTTTGCGGTGAACGTGGCGATGGTGCAGCAGCCGGAATGGTTCGGCCTGGCCGACGCGGCGGCGGGCGTGAAGGCCTCCTTCGTCACCGTCGCGCTCTGGTGGGCCCTTTTCGCGCTGCCGTTCGTCTTCTGGGTCAAAGAGAAGCGCAATACCCGCAAAATCGGTACGGTGACGCTCACCGTGCTCGGGTACCGCCGCCTGATGCGCACCTTCCACAAGATCAAGCATCTCAAAGGGCTGTTCCTCTTCCTCGTCGCCTACTGGTTCTACATCGACGGGGTCGATACGATCATCCGGATGGCCGTCGATTACGGCATGGCGATAGGCTTCGAGGCCGGGGACCTGATCAAGGCGCTGCTGCTGGTGCAGTTCGTCGGTTTCCCGGCGACGATCCTTGTCGCGAAGCTGGCACAGATGTGGGACACGAAAAAAGCGATTTACCTGACGCTGGGCTTCTATGTGCTCATTGCCGTGCTGGCGGCTTTCATGCACGACGTGAGCTCCTTCTACCTGCTGGCGGCGATGATCGCGCTGGTGCAGGGCGGCATCCAGGCGATGAGCCGTTCGTACTATTCGAAAATGATCCCCGCCGAGTATGCGGCGGAGTTTTTCGGCTTTTACAACTTCCTCGGAAAGTTCGCGACGGTCCTGGGACCGCTGCTGATCGGCGGGGTTGCCCTGGTGACGCACAGCTCACGGGCAGGGATCGCATCGGTCGCTGTTTTCTTCATCATAGGGGCACTGTTGCTGATGCTGGTCGATGAAAAGGCGGTGGCCAAGGAGGTCAGGGGCGCGATGCGCTAA